The window CGGACGGCAGGGAGCCCCGCGAGCTGTCCGAGAGGGAGTGGCGGACCTACTGGGACAAGGCGGGCGAGGCCTGACGGGCCGGCCGTAGTGCGGCCGGTGTGAAGCGGGTGCCCTGGCCTGCGCTGATCTCCTGCTTGCGGCCGGTGCCGGCGCCCGGACCCCGCTGTGGGTACGAGACCACGGCGAAGGGGGCGGGTGGATCCGCTGGTCGCCGGTCCGGGTCAGGCCCCGGCGGGTGCGGGGGCGTCCAGCTCCAGGGCCTCCGACGCCCGTGACAGCCTGTTGTCGAAACCGCCGAGGGAGGACAGCAGCGGGGCCAGCCGGAGCAGGAGGCCGCGTGCCAGCAGCGCCGGTCGGGTGCGCGGGAGCAGGAACGCCTGGCCCCGGTCGGCGATGTCCTGGTTGGCCGCCACGAACGGCCTCATCCGGGCCTCGTAGGCGGCCAGCGCCGCGCGGTGGTCGTCGTGGCGGGCGAGTTCCCGTGCCAGGACGTGGGCGCCGACCACGGCCAGGCTGCTGCCCTGCCCCGACATGGGGGAGGGGCAGTACCCGGCGTCGCCGAGCAGGGTCACGCGCCCGGTCGACCAGCGGTCCATGCGGATCTGGGCGACGGAGTCGAAGTAGAAGTCCGGGGCCCGCTCCATCGCCTCCAGGATCCGGTCGGCCTCCCACCCGTGCCCGGCGAAGGCGCGGCGCAGGAACTCCCTCTGCTGTCCGGGCGGCCTGCGGTCGACGCCGTTCTCCTCGCGCGCGGACAGCGCCAGCATGGCCTTGGCCCCCCGCGCGCGGGGCGTCTGGTACATGGCCACGAGCCGCCCCGGGGTGTTGAACAGCACGGCCTCGCGGTCCAGCCCCGGGTGGTTGGGCACCGTGAAGATGCTGATGTAGCTGCCCAGGAAGCGGCGGTGGGGGGCCTCCGGGCCGAACGCGAGCCGCCGGGTCGTGGAGTGCAGGCCGTCCGCCCCCACGACGAGGTCGAACACGCGCGGCCTGGACCGCTCGAAGGTCACGCGGACCCCGTCCGGCTCCTGTTCGATCGCGGTGACGGAGTCCCCGTAGAGGTACTCGGTGTACGCGGTGGTCGGCGCGTGGACCAGGCGGACCAGGTCGCCGCGCAGCAGTTCGGCGGAGCGGCCGTCGGCGGTGACCGAACTCGCCTCGAAGCCGCCCGTGCGCCTGCCGCGGGCGTCCACGGTCGTGGCCCTGGACATCTCGGTGGCCGAGGCCCGGACGCCGTCGAGCACCCCCATGCGCTCGGCGACGTCCAGGGCCGTGCCGCGCACGTCGATGGCGTAGCCGCCGGTGCGGGGCGCGGGGGCGCGTTCGACGACGGTGGCCTCGATGCCGTGGTGGTGGAGCCAGTGGGCGAGGGTCGGCCCGGCGATGCCCGCGCCGGAGATCAGGACGTTGCGTACGGCGGTCATGGGTTCTCGCTCCTTCGGGTGCCGTTGCCACCACGCTAGAACTCTACTTACCGTGCGTCAAGTAACTTACCGATCGACAAGTAAACTACTGGCCGGAAGGTCGGAGTTAGACTCGGCTGACCGGGTGGCGAGGGAACGGGAGTGACACGGGTGCCCAGAGCGCGGAGCGACACCAAGGCGCAGATCCGGGCGGTGGCCCTGGAGCTGTTCGCCCGCAAGGGGTTCGAGAAGACCAGCCTGCGCGAGATAGCCGAGCGCCTGGACATCACCAAGGCCGCGCTGTACTACCACTTCCCCTCCAAGAACGACCTGCTCACGTCACTGGTCAGGCCCCTGGGCGAGGACATGGAGGCGCTCTTCGCCAGGTACGGCGGCCGTGGCGGGGCCGACGACCCGCGCGCGCTGCTGGGCGACTACTTCGACGTCTGCGTGCGCCACAGCGCCCTGCTGCTCGCCGTCCTCAACGACCTGGGCGCGCTGGCCGACGTGGGGCTGGTCGAATCCGTCATCTCCTGGCGCCGACGCCTGGACGCCCTCCTCGTGGGGCCCGAGGGCGGCGTGCCCGCCCGGATGGGCGCCGTGATCGCCCTCGGCGGCATCCAGGACCTCTCGGTCATGTTCTCCCCCGAGGAGGCCGCCGACCACCGCGAACGCGCCATCGACATCGCCATGGCCGCCCTGGAGTCGGGCATGTCCGATATGGACTAGACCAATTCCGCCGGGTGCGCGCTTCCTCCCCGGTGCGGGGTCGCTAGTCTCGTGTCGGGTCCTGAACCAGTGGTCCGAGAAACCCCAAGAGACGGAGAGAGACCGTGGCGTCCATCGAGGCAGTACAGGCGCGGGAGATCCTTGACTCCCGGGGCAACCCGACAGTCGAGGTCGAGGTTCTGCTCGACGACGGAACCATCGCGCGCGCGGGCGTCCCCAGCGGCGCCTCCACCGGCCAGTTCGAGGCCGTCGAGCTGCGCGACGGCGGTGACCGCTACGGCGGCAAGGGCGTGACCAAGGCCGTCACGGCCGTCAACGACGAGATCGCCGACGAGCTGCTCGGCCACGCCCCCGACGAGCAGCGCATCATCGACCGCGCGCTCATCGACCTGGACGGCACCCCGGACAAGTCCCGGATCGGCGCCAACGCCATCCTGGGCGCCTCCCTGGCCGTGGCCAGGGCCGCCGCGGCCGAGGCCGGGCTGCCCCTGTTCCGCTACATCGGCGGCCCCAACGCGCACGTGCTGCCGGTGCCGATGATGAACATCCTCAACGGCGGCGCGCACGCCGACAGCAACGTCGACATCCAGGAGTTCATGGTCGCGCCGATCGGCGCTCCCACCTTCTCCGAGGCCGTCCGCTGGGGCACCGAGGTCTACCACGCCCTCAAGTCGGTCCTCAAGGCCCACGGCCTGGCCACCGGCGTGGGCGACGAGGGCGGCTTCGCCCCCAACCTGGACAGCAACCGCGCCGCCCTCGACCTGATCGTGGAGGCCATCGAGAAGGCGGGCTACACCCCGGGCACCGACATCGCGCTCGCCCTGGACGTGGCCGCCAGCGAGTTCTTCAGCGACGGCGTGTACACCTTCGAGGGCAAGGCCCGCTCCTCGGAGGAGATGGCCGCCTACTACGCCGAGCTGGTGGAGGCCTACCCGCTCGTCTCGATCGAGGACCCCCTCGACGAGGAGGACTGGGAGGGCTGGAAGAAGCTCACCGCCCAGCTGGGCGACAAGGTGCAGCTCGTGGGCGACGACCTGTTCGTCACCAACCCCGAGCGGCTCCAGCGCGGCATCCTGGCCGACACCGCCAACTCGCTGCTGGTGAAGGTCAACCAGATCGGCACCCTCACCGAGACGCTGGACGCGGTCTCCCTCGCCCAGCGCAGCGGTTACACGGCCATGATCAGCCACCGCTCCGGCGAGACCGAGGACACCACCATCGCCGACATCGCGGTGGCCACCAACGCCGGGCAGATCAAGACCGGCGCCCCGGCTCGCAGCGAGCGGGTCGCCAAGTACAACCAGCTGCTGCGTATCGAGGAGGAACTCGACGACGCCGCCGTGTACGCGGGCGTGTCGGCCTTCCCGCGCTTCGCCGCGCGCGGCTAGTCTGCCCCAGTGCCCCGCGAATCCGAGCAGCAGCGTCCAAAGGCCAAGAAGGCGGCCAAAGCCGACAGGCCAGGGCGCGGCCCTGCCCGGAAGACGGGGTCCTCGGGCACGGGCACGGGCCGCACCCCCCGGGTGCGGCCCATGCTCACCAGCCGCGCGGCCATCCTCGCGCTCGTGGTGTGCGTGATCGCGCTCAGCCTGGCCTACCCGCTGCGCGAGTACATCGCCCAGCGCGCCCAGCTCGCCGAACTCCGCGAGGAGCGCGCGCGCATGGAGCAGAGCGTGCAGGACCTGCGCCAGCGCGAGGAGGAGATGACCCAGGACGCCTATGTGGAGCGCGAGGCCCGCGTCCGGCTGCACTACCAGTACCCCGGCGAGACCGCCTACATCGTCATCCCTCCCGACTCCGAGGACGAGGACGAGGACGACACCGGCCCCAGCGAGCCCTGGTTCACCACCCTGTGGCGCTCGGTGGAAGAGGCCGACAGCCCGCCGCCCGACGACGGGCTCTGAGCCCGCGCCCTCAGAGCAGGGCGCCCGCGGCCCACGCCCCCGCCGCCAGTGCGGCCAGCGCGCAGCCCCCGGTCAGGGCCGCGTAGCCGGCGGCGGCCGGGACACGCCCCTCCCGGGCCAGGGAGAGGACCTCGTGGGAGAAGGTCGAGTACGTGGTCAGCGCGCCGCACAACCCGACGGAGAGCAGGGCCCACAGCCGCGGGGGGAGCGCCGCCGCCCCCGCCGCGCCGACCAGCAGCCCCAGCAGCAGGGTGCCCGCGACGTTCACGGTGAACGTGCCCCAGGGCAGCCCCGTGCCGACCGCGCGCGAGACGGCCCGGTCCACCAGGTAGCGCAGGGCCGCGCCCGCGCCGCCGCCCAGACCGACGAGCCACACATCCCAGTTCACGGCCGCCTCCTACGGACCAGCGCGCGGACCGCGCGCCCCGTGGCCCACGCGCCCAGGGCGGTCCCGGCCACCGCCCCGACCAGCGTGAGCGCCATGTAGGCCGCGGCCTCGGCGACCCGTCCGGAGGCCGCCAGCGCCCCCGTGTCCAGGACGTGGGCCGAGTAGGTGGTGAACCCGCCCAGGAAGCCGGTGCCGAGCAGCTGCCTGACCCAGGGCGGCGCGGGCCGGGGCCCGGCGGCGGCCGCGACCAGGACGCCGATGAGCACCGAGCCCGCGAGGTTGACGGCCAGGGTGGCCAGCGGCGGACCGCCGTCGGGGGTCGGCCAGGCCTGCGCCACCAGGTGGCGGGCCACCGCCCCCGCGGCCCCGCCGCAGGCGGCGATCCCGGCCATGGCGGCCACGTGCCGGGAGCGGGGCGCTCGGTCGTCGGCGGACATGGTTCTCCCCACACGTCGTGGCCCCGGCCGCGGGAGCCGGAACGCCGGTGCGCAGGGACCGTTGGCGGACGTCGCGGTCGGCTGACGGCAGGCCCCACCGCCGCGCGCCGACCGGTGTGACGGCGCCACGGACGCCTGAGGCCCGTGCGCCGCCATCCTACTCGCGGGACGCGGGGGTGTTCCGTGCCCGGCGACGGCTCCGCGCGGGAGGGGCGACAGGGACGCCCGCGCCTTCGGGTGCGTGTGCGGCCCTATGCTGGGTGCGCCATGACTTCCGCAGATCAGCCCGCGCCCGGGCACGCCGCCGGGCGCCCCGCTCCGGTCGCCGAGCGCGACACCGCCGCCGTCGAACTCCAACTGGGCCGCCCGCCGCGCGGTGTACGCGCGATCGCGCACCGCTGCCCCTGCGGCCTGCCCGACGTGGTGCGCACCGCGCCCCGGCTGGAGAACGGCGAGCCCTTCCCGACCCTGTACTACCTGACGTGCCCGCGCGCCGCCTCGGCCATCGGCCGGATGGAGAACGAGGGCCGCATGCGCCGGATGCAGGAGCGCCTGGGGGAGGAGCCCGAACTCCGGGCCGCCTACACCAGGGCGCACGAGGCCTACCTGGCCGAGCGGGCCGAGCAGGCGCGCCTGGACGGCGTCGAGCCGCTGCCCGAGGGCATGCAGAGCACCGGTGGCATGCCCACCCGGGTCAAGTGCCTGCACGCGCTGGTCGCCCACGAGCTGGCCGAGCCGGGGACCAACCCCTTCGGAGCCGAGGCGCTGGAGGAACTGCCGCACTGGTGGGACAGGGGCCCGTGCGTGTGTGTCGACGAGGACGCCCCCGAGGGCGACGAAGGGAACGCATCATGAGCGGTGTCGCGGCCATCGACTGCGGAACCAACTCCGTCCGGCTGCTGATCGCCGACGTCGTCCACGTGGGCGAGGACGAGGTGCAGGTGGTCGACGTCGACCGGCGCATGGAGATCGTGCGCCTGGGTGAGGGCGTGGACGAGACCGGGGCGTTCGCGCCCCAGGCGCTGGAGCGCACCTTCGAGGCGCTGCGCGGGTACGCCGAGGCCATCGAGGCGCACGGCATCGCCCTGGGCCCGGACGCGGTGCGCATGGTCGCCACCAGCGCCACCCGGGACGCGAGCAACCGCCAGGTCTTCGTCGACGGCGTGCGCGACATCCTCGGCGTGGAGCCCGAGGTAGTCACCGGCCTGGACGAGGCCGAGCTGTCCTTCGTGGGCGCCACCGCCGAGCTGGAGGCCGAGGGCCCGGGCGAGGACCTGGCCCCGCCCTTCCTGGTCGTGGACATCGGCGGCGGCTCCACCGAGTTCGTCCTGGGCGGCGCCTTGTCCGGGGACGACGGCGAGCTGGTCCGCGCGTCGCTGTCGGTGGACATCGGCTGCGTGCGCATGACCGAGCGCCACCTGCGCAGCGACCCTCCCACGGCGCAGGAGGTCGCGGCGGCGACCGCCGACATCGAGGCCGCGCTGGACGAGGTCGAGCGGGTGGTCCCGCTGCGCGAGGCCGCCTCGGTCGTGTGCGTCGCGGGTACCGCGACCACGGTCGCCGGTATCGCCCTGGACCTGCCCGAGTACGACCCCGAGCGCATCCACCACACCCGCGTGGGCGTCGCCGACCTGGACCGCATCACCGGGGAGCTGCTCAAGGCCACCTCGCGGGAGCGGTCGATGATCGGCGTCATGCACCCGGGCCGGGTGGACGTCATCGGCGCGGGCGCGCTCGTGCTGTCGCGGGTGCTCGCCCGCACGGGGGCCGACTCCTTCACGGCCAGTGAGCACGACATCCTCGACGGTGTGGCCTGGAGCCTGGTCGTGTGACGCCGCCCGCGGGAGGGCGCCCCACCGGGCGTCTTCCGCGGTGCGCGCAAGGGCGCCACGGGTGAGACGTGTCACCCCCCAGGGGCCTTGTGAATGCTTTCACAACCGTTCTGACCTGCGGAAACGTCGGTAGGGTGGAGCGGGAAGTGGTGGGAAGGTGAGCCGGTGTGAACCTTCTCTGTCGGAGGGGGCTTGTGAAAGAATGCACAAGCGAAGGGACGAAGCACCCCGCTCCGACCCGGGCGGCACCCCGCCGCGACCACGGCGCGGGCGACCGAAGACCGTGACAGCCTCGCGGCCCCTGGGAAGGGGCGCCACACAGAAGAACCGTTAGGGCGGAAATGCGATGACCGAGAGCAGGAACTACCGGCTGGTACACGGCGGAGGGGACGACGCGGAGATCCCGCACATCCTCATCGTCGGCGGCGGTTACCTCGGGATGTACACCGCGAGGCGGCTGGAGAAGAAGCTCGGGGCGGGCGAGGCGCGGATCACCGTCATCGACCCCAACTCCTACATGACCTACCAGCCCTTCCTGCCCGAGACCGCGTCCGGCAGCATCTCGCCCCGACACGTGGTCGTCCCGCTGCGCAAGGTCTTCAAGCGGGTCCGCGTCCTGGGCGGCAGGGTCGTGCGCATCGACCACGCCGACCGCACGGTCCGCTACGAGCCCAACGTCGGCGAGGCCCAGACCCTCGCCTACGACTACCTCGTCATGGCCGCCGGAGCGGTCTCGCGCACCCTGCCCATCCCCGGCCTGGCCGAGTGGGGCATCGGGATCAAGACGGTCGAGGAGGCCGCCTTCCTGCGCAACCACGTCCTGGACCAGCTCTCCATCGCCGACTCCACCGACGACGAGGCCATCCGGCGCAAGGCGCTGAACTTCGTCTTCGTCGGCGGCGGATTCGCCGGGGCCGAGGCCATCGCCGAGCTGGAGGACATGGTCCGCGACGCCGTGCGCCACCACCCCTCGATCGGCCTGGAGGACGTGCAGTTCTACCTCATCGAGGCGGCTGACAAGATCCTCCCCGAGGTCGGCCCCGAGGTCGGCAGCAAGGCGCTCAACCAGCTGCGCCGCCGCGGCATCGACGTCCGGCTCAAGACCTTCCTGGAGTCGGCGGTCGACCAGCACATCAAGCTCAGCGACGGCACCGAGTTCGACTCGGGCACGCTGGTGTGGACCGCGGGCGTCAAGCCCAGCCCGGTCGTGGCCGCCAGCGACCTGCCGCTCGGCCCCAAGGGCCACCTGGACACCAGCGAGTACCTGGCCGTCAACGGCGTGGAGAACGCCTTCGCGGGCGGCGACAACGCGCAGGTGCCGGACGGCAACGGCGGCTACTACCCGCCCAACGCCCAGAACGCGGTCCGCCAGGCCCCGGTCCTGGCCGACAACGTGATCGCCGCCCTGCGCGGCACCGAGCCCAAGGCCTACCGCCACAAGAACCTGGGCGCGGTCGCCGGGCTCGGAGTCCACAAGGGCGCCGCCCAGCTGTTCGGCAAGATCAAGCTCAACGGCCGCCTGGCCTGGTACGCGCACCGGTCCTACCACCTGTTCGCGGTCCCGACCTTCAACCGCAAGATGCGCGTGCTCTCGGACTGGACGCTCGCCCTCTTCCTGCGCCGCGACTACGCCGCGCTCCCGGAGATGGCCGAGCCCCGCCAGGCCTTCGAGGAGGCCAGCCACCCGCAGATCGAGGACGGCCGCCTCCGCCGGGTCAGCTGACCGGGCGCGGCCCACGCGACAGGCGCGCGACACGGCCGGCTTCCCCGAGGGGAGCCGGCCGTTTCCTGTCCCAATGCGGCCAAGCCAAGTCAAAGTGGGCAATCAACCCGCCCGGTATGATGGGCCACGCCCTCGTAGCCCAATGGAAGAGGCAGGCCCCCTAAAAGGGTCACAAGTGTCGGTTCGAGTCCGACCGGGGGTACCCACGGCAACCAGCTCCGACGACGCCTGCTCACCGAGCAGGCGTCGTGTGTTTCGCGGGCCGGACGCCGCCCCGTGTTCCCACGGGGCCTCCGCGTCGGTCCCTCAGCGCGTCGGCCCCTGCTGCTCCATCAACAGCTGCAACTGCGTGAACAGGCGCTCCCCGGGGTCCCCCAGGTCGATCCCGCTCACCGACGCCGCCCGGCGCACCCGGTACCGCAGCGTGTTCGGGTGGATGTGCAGCCGCTCCGCCGCCGCCCGCGCGTCCCCGAACGCCTCCAGGTAGGCCAGCAGGGAGCGCACCAGGTCGGCGCCGCCCGCGCGGTCGTGCTCGATCAGCCGGCTCACCCGCGGGTCCCGCAGCGACGGGTCCTCGCGCAGCCGTGCCAGCGTCTCGCTGACCAGCACCCGCGAGCGCACGTCGGAGATGGTCGCCACGTCCCAGCCCGGACCCCGGTCGGGAGAGCGTTCCACCGCGTCCAGGACCCGGTCCGCCTCCGCACGCGAGTCCGGCACGTCCCCCAGCCGCTCCACCAGCGACCCCACCGCCGCGCGCACCTCCAGTCCCAGCGCCGCGCGCGCCGCCGCCACCGTCTTGCGGGTCAGCGCCAGCACCGACCGCTCCACCCCGCGCCGCCCCTCCCGGACGCGCGCCAGGTCCGGCAGCAGCACGTAGACCCGACCGCCCAGCGCGGTCACCAGGGCGCTGCGCCGGTAGGCCGCGGTGTGCACCGACACCAGGTCGATCAGCTGACGTCGGCGCAACTCGCGCTCGGGCCGGTCGGGGCGCTCCTCAGCCGCGCCCTCGGACCCCTCGACCAGGGCGAACGCCACCACCAGCGCTCCCCGGTCGGCGTGCACCTCCACGGTGTCGGCCAGCGCTCCGGCGTCGATCCTGCCCTCCAGCAGGCTCGACAGCAGGTCCTCGCGCAGCCGCAGCCCCGCGCTGGCCTGCGTGCGCTGGCGGATCATCTGCAGCGCGGTGGTGCGCGCCGCGCCCAGCAGGGCCTCCTCCGCGTGCTCGGCCAGCGGCCGGTCGCCCTCCTGCACCCAGATCGCGCCCAGCGGCTGGCGTCCCGCGTGGATGCCCACGGCCAACCGGCGCCTGATGCCCAGTTCGGGGTGCTCCTCCACCCGCACCACCTCCTCGCCCGCGCGCAGCTTGGCGAACACCCCCCACTCGCGCAGCAGCGCCAGGTACGACTCCGGGCCGCGCCGCCCCAGCACCGACAGCCGCCGCAGCTCGTCCACCTCGGCGCCGCTGGAGTAGGCCAGCACCCGGCTCGCCGCGTCCTCGATGCTCACCAGCCCGCCGGTGAGCCTGGCGATGGTCTGCGCCATGGAGAACAGGTCGCCGCCGGACTCGCCCAGGTCCTCCGAGGCGGTCAGGCGGGCCTCGTCCAGGATGGACCGGCACACCGACTGCAACTGGTCCCAGCGCACCTCGGGGCGCACCGCGAGCAGGGCGATCCCCGCCTCCCGCGCCTCGGTGCGCAGCGCCCGCGCCTCGTCACCGCCTCCGGGCCGGGGGCGGCCGGGGCGCGTCCCGGCGGTCGGCGGCGCCTCCTCCGACGCCGGGTGCGCGCTGGTCTTGACCGCGACGGCCGTGGCGCCGCGCTCGGCCAGCGCCCTGACCAGGCGCCGCGCGGAGGCGCCCCGCGCCCCGATCAGCAGCACCAGGTCCCCCTCGCGCACCTCCGTGCGGTCCTCCGGGTCGAGGATGACGACGTTGTCCACCTGGACATCGAGCCCGTCCGGGGCGGCGGCCACGTCCACGACGGGGTCGCCCAGGGCCAGCAGCAGTCCGCGCAAGGGCAGACCCGTGGTCCTGTCATCGGATGAACCATCCTGAACAGGAGGAACCTCCGGCCGCGGGTGCGGTCGGGGCGACCCGCCGCCGGAGGCGGGACGCGGGTCGGAAGCGGGGCGGTCGTTGCTCATGTGTGTCCCATTTTGTCCTGGAGAACAAATAAGGCGGGCAAAGAGTGGCCTGGTCCACAAGGTTCGCACGCCCTGCTTCTGGGAGCGTTGAGTCAGCCAACCCTGCTTGTTTCAGGGACATTCTTCACCGGGAAGGTGCCCATGGACGCCGTGACCAACGTCCCTCTGCCCCAGAACGAGCCCGTTCTGTCCTACGCGCCCGGCAGCGCCGAGCGCGAGGAACTCGTGGCCAAGCTGGAGGAGCTCGGCAGCCGGAGCATCGACCTGCCGATGCGCATCGGCGGCGAGAGCCGCATGGGCGGCGGCGAGCCCATCGACGTCGTGCAGCCGCACCGCCACGCCGCGGTCCTGGGCACCATGCGCAACGCCACCCACGAGGACGCCCGCGACGCCGTCGCCGCAGCCAAGGCCGCCGCCCCCGCCTGGCGCGCGATGTCCTTCGACGACCGCGCCGCCATCCTCCTGCGCGCCGCCGAACTGCTCTCGGGCCCCTGGCGCGCCACCATCAACGCCGCCACCATGCTCGGCCAGTCCAAGACCGTGCAGCAGGCGGAGATCGACTCGGCCTGCGAGCTGATCGACTTCTGGCGCTTCAACGTCTCCTACGCCCGCGACCTGATCGCCCAGCAGCCGCTGAGCGTCAAGGGCGTGTGGAACCGCATGGAGCAGCGCCCCCTGGAGGGGTTCGTCTACGCGATCACCCCCTTCAACTTCACCGCCATCGCGGGCAACCTGCCCACCGCCCCGGCCCTGATGGGCAACGTGGTCGTGTGGAAGCCGTCCCCGACCCAGCAGTTCGCCGCCGAGCTGACCATGCGCCTGCTGGAGGAGGCGGGCATGCCCCCCGGCGTCATCAACATGGTCACCGGTGACGGCCTCGCCGTCTCCGACGTCGCCCTCAACGACCCGGAGCTGGCCGGTGTGCACTTCACCGGTTCGACCAGGACCTTCCAGCACCTGTGGAAGAGCGTGGGCGAGAACATCGCCAACTACCGCTCCTACCCGCGCATCGTCGGCGAGACCGGCGGCAAGGACTTCATCGTCGCCCACTCCTCGGCCGACCCCGAGGTCCTGCGCACCGCCATCGTGCGCGGCGCCTTCGAGTACCAGGGCCAGAAGTGCTCGGCCGCCTCGCGCGCCTTCGTCGCCCGCTCGGTGTGGGAGCAGGTCCGCGACGACCTCGTCGCCGAGACCGAGGCCCTGACCATGGGCGACGTCACCGACCTGTCCAACTTCGTCGGCGCCGTCATCGACCGCCGCGCCTTCGACAAGCTGGCCAAGGTCCTGGAGGACGCCAAGTCCGACCCGACCCTGACCGTCCTGGCGGGCGGCACCGCCGACGACTCCGTCGGCTACTTCGTGCGCCCCACCATCATCGAGGGCACCGACCCGTCCCACGACGTGTTCCGCACCGAGTACTTCGGCCCGGTCGTCGCCGTCCACGTCTACGAGGACGAGAAGTTCGACGAGGTCCTCAAGACCGTCGACGAGGGCTCGGCCTACGCCCTGACCGGCGCCGTCCTGGCCAGGGACCGCGCCGCCGTGGCCAAGGCCAGCGAGGCCCTGCGCTTCGCCGCGGGCAACTTCTACGTCAACGACCGCCCGACCGGCTCCATCGTGGGCCAGCAGCCCTTCGGCGGCGGGCGCGCCTCCGGCACCAACGACAAGGCGGGTTCGGCGCAGAACCTGTCCCGCTGGTCCAGCCCGCGCGCCATCAAGGAGACCTTCGTCGCGCCGACGGTCTCCTCCTACCCCCACCAGGGCTGACGAGGAGCCCGGGCACCCTCCCGTCCTGAGGGGGCCCGGGAACCAGCCCGCATCCACCGGCGCGGCCGGGACGAACCCCGCCGCGCCCCGCCCGCGCCAGCCCACCGGCTCGCGCACGTCTTTCCCGAGGTCACCATGCTTCGCAAACCCCTGCTGCTCGCCGCCAGGTCCCAGACCTGCCGCACCATCGTCGAGCGCACCCCCGTCACCCGGGCCATGGTCAAGCGGTTCGTCGCGGGCTCCACCCAGGACGAAGCGCTCCCCGTGGTCGGGGAGCTGACCCGGGACCGCCACGTCACCCTGGACTTCCTGGGCGAGGACACCACCGACACGGCCCAGGCCGAGGCGACGGTGACCGCCTACCGGGACCTGCTGGCCGCGCTGGGCGAGGCGGGCCTGGCCGAGCGCGCCGAGGTCTCGGTCAAGCTCTCGGCCGTGGGCCAGTTCCTCAACAGCGACGGCGAGAAGATCGCCCTGGACAACGCCCGCCGGATCGCCGAGGCGGCCAAGGCGGTCGGCACCACGATGACCCTGGACATGGAGGACCACACCACCACCGACTCCACGCTGGGCATCCTGCGCGAACTGCGCCAGGACTTCCCCTTCGTGGGCGCGGTGCTCCAGGCCTACCTGCGCCGCACCGAGGCCGACTGCCGCGACCTGAGCGGGGCCGGTTCGCGCGTGCGCCTGTGCAAGGGGGCCTACGACGAGCCCGAGTCGGTGGCCTTCCGCGACAAGGCCGAGGTGGACAAGGCCTACGTGCGCGCGCTGCGCGTGCTGATGGAGGGCGAGGGCTACCCGATGGTGGCCTCGCACGACCCGCGCATGATCGCCATCGCCGGCTCGCTGGCCGCCGCCAACGGCCGCGGCGAGGACGACTTCGAGTACCAGATGCTCTACGGGATCCGCGACGCCGAGCAGGTCCGGCTGGCCGCCGAGGGCAACCGGATGCGGGTCTACGTGCCCTACGGCGACGAGTGGTACGGCTACTACATGCGCCGTCTGGCGGAGCGTCCGGCGAACGTGCTCTTCCTCGCCCGGTCCCTGGTCACGCGCGGCTAGCGCGGCCGTCACGGCTCCGTCGCCCGCGGGCGGCCCGGGCCGAGGGGGAGGGGGTCGGTGTCCT is drawn from Nocardiopsis dassonvillei subsp. dassonvillei DSM 43111 and contains these coding sequences:
- a CDS encoding FAD-dependent monooxygenase, coding for MTAVRNVLISGAGIAGPTLAHWLHHHGIEATVVERAPAPRTGGYAIDVRGTALDVAERMGVLDGVRASATEMSRATTVDARGRRTGGFEASSVTADGRSAELLRGDLVRLVHAPTTAYTEYLYGDSVTAIEQEPDGVRVTFERSRPRVFDLVVGADGLHSTTRRLAFGPEAPHRRFLGSYISIFTVPNHPGLDREAVLFNTPGRLVAMYQTPRARGAKAMLALSAREENGVDRRPPGQQREFLRRAFAGHGWEADRILEAMERAPDFYFDSVAQIRMDRWSTGRVTLLGDAGYCPSPMSGQGSSLAVVGAHVLARELARHDDHRAALAAYEARMRPFVAANQDIADRGQAFLLPRTRPALLARGLLLRLAPLLSSLGGFDNRLSRASEALELDAPAPAGA
- a CDS encoding TetR/AcrR family transcriptional regulator; translation: MPRARSDTKAQIRAVALELFARKGFEKTSLREIAERLDITKAALYYHFPSKNDLLTSLVRPLGEDMEALFARYGGRGGADDPRALLGDYFDVCVRHSALLLAVLNDLGALADVGLVESVISWRRRLDALLVGPEGGVPARMGAVIALGGIQDLSVMFSPEEAADHRERAIDIAMAALESGMSDMD
- the eno gene encoding phosphopyruvate hydratase yields the protein MASIEAVQAREILDSRGNPTVEVEVLLDDGTIARAGVPSGASTGQFEAVELRDGGDRYGGKGVTKAVTAVNDEIADELLGHAPDEQRIIDRALIDLDGTPDKSRIGANAILGASLAVARAAAAEAGLPLFRYIGGPNAHVLPVPMMNILNGGAHADSNVDIQEFMVAPIGAPTFSEAVRWGTEVYHALKSVLKAHGLATGVGDEGGFAPNLDSNRAALDLIVEAIEKAGYTPGTDIALALDVAASEFFSDGVYTFEGKARSSEEMAAYYAELVEAYPLVSIEDPLDEEDWEGWKKLTAQLGDKVQLVGDDLFVTNPERLQRGILADTANSLLVKVNQIGTLTETLDAVSLAQRSGYTAMISHRSGETEDTTIADIAVATNAGQIKTGAPARSERVAKYNQLLRIEEELDDAAVYAGVSAFPRFAARG
- a CDS encoding FtsB family cell division protein produces the protein MLTSRAAILALVVCVIALSLAYPLREYIAQRAQLAELREERARMEQSVQDLRQREEEMTQDAYVEREARVRLHYQYPGETAYIVIPPDSEDEDEDDTGPSEPWFTTLWRSVEEADSPPPDDGL
- the crcB gene encoding fluoride efflux transporter CrcB, whose amino-acid sequence is MNWDVWLVGLGGGAGAALRYLVDRAVSRAVGTGLPWGTFTVNVAGTLLLGLLVGAAGAAALPPRLWALLSVGLCGALTTYSTFSHEVLSLAREGRVPAAAGYAALTGGCALAALAAGAWAAGALL
- the crcB gene encoding fluoride efflux transporter CrcB, translating into MSADDRAPRSRHVAAMAGIAACGGAAGAVARHLVAQAWPTPDGGPPLATLAVNLAGSVLIGVLVAAAAGPRPAPPWVRQLLGTGFLGGFTTYSAHVLDTGALAASGRVAEAAAYMALTLVGAVAGTALGAWATGRAVRALVRRRRP
- a CDS encoding DUF501 domain-containing protein, whose translation is MTSADQPAPGHAAGRPAPVAERDTAAVELQLGRPPRGVRAIAHRCPCGLPDVVRTAPRLENGEPFPTLYYLTCPRAASAIGRMENEGRMRRMQERLGEEPELRAAYTRAHEAYLAERAEQARLDGVEPLPEGMQSTGGMPTRVKCLHALVAHELAEPGTNPFGAEALEELPHWWDRGPCVCVDEDAPEGDEGNAS
- a CDS encoding Ppx/GppA phosphatase family protein; its protein translation is MSGVAAIDCGTNSVRLLIADVVHVGEDEVQVVDVDRRMEIVRLGEGVDETGAFAPQALERTFEALRGYAEAIEAHGIALGPDAVRMVATSATRDASNRQVFVDGVRDILGVEPEVVTGLDEAELSFVGATAELEAEGPGEDLAPPFLVVDIGGGSTEFVLGGALSGDDGELVRASLSVDIGCVRMTERHLRSDPPTAQEVAAATADIEAALDEVERVVPLREAASVVCVAGTATTVAGIALDLPEYDPERIHHTRVGVADLDRITGELLKATSRERSMIGVMHPGRVDVIGAGALVLSRVLARTGADSFTASEHDILDGVAWSLVV